A segment of the Echinicola strongylocentroti genome:
AACATTACCGAAGAAACCCATGCGGTGATGAAAAACTTGGACGCTATTTTGTCAGCAGCGGGGTATGGTTTTGGAGATGTGGTAAAATGTTCTATTTTTATAAAGGACATGGATGATTTTGGTACCATAAACGAAGCTTATGGTCAGTATTTTCCATCAAACCCACCAGCAAGGGAGACCGTGGAAGTGAGTAGATTGCCTAAGAATGTACAGGTAGAAATTTCTTGTATCGCCGTAAAGGCTTAAGCGACCTGTGGAGGCAGGAATCAATGATCAAGTACTTGCCCCATCATAGTGAAGTGTTGGTATCCTCGATGACCTGTGAGGATGTCATTGCACGTCTGGAGAGTGTCACCAAGGACGTAGACTATCTTTCTGGTACCTTGGTAGGCCAGCAAGAAGAGCAGCTCTTCAATGGAAAAATCAACGAAGACTCCTTTCGCCTATCCAAAGTGGTGAAAAGAGCGGACAGCTTTTTGCCCTTGATCAAAGGAAAAATAGAGCCTACCCGGGCTGGTTGTATTATTTTTTTGGATTATCAACTTTTTCCTGGAGCCAGCTTTTTTATGGTCTTTTGGTCAATAGTCACTTTGGTCATGGGAATGTTTTTTTTGTTTGGGCAAGAGGAGCCTATGTTTGCTGCCGTGAGTTTTGCCGTGGGACTGGGGAATGTGTTTTTTGCTTGGTCACACTTCAAGAGGAAAGTCAAAAAGTCCCAGCAAATCTTCCATAAAATGCTCAGCTTGCAAAAGAATAGGTGATATTAGGTGAGTTGGCTAATTATTTAGTAATAAGCGTGCGCTATGGGTCTTCCAAGTTGGTCAATACGCTCTGGTTACCAAAGATAGCAGGCCCAATATCAATCAACTTAATAATCGGTTATATCCATGCCTCCAAGGAATGGAGAGCGTTGAAGACCCAAGTTGAGATAAAAATTTATTAAGGCACAAAATCCCCTTAGGCTCATGGTTTTTACGGCTCAGGTCGTAATTTAGAGGCACTGTTGGCAAGTCCTTTGCCGAAAGTATCAAAAGCCAATTTTTGACTAAAATCAATTATAAACAGATGAAATATAGAATAGAAAAAGACACCATGGGCCCCGTGGAAGTTCCTGCGGACAAGTACTGGGGAGCGCAGACCCAACGATCCATTAATAACTTCAAGATCGGTGGAGAACGCAACCGCATGCCACTGGAGATTACCCATGCATTTGCCATTCTCAAAAAGTCAGCTGCATTGACCAATGCTGAGCTTGGGGCATTGTCACAAGAAAAAGCCGATACCATTGCAAAGGTGTGTGAGGATATCCTGGAAGGAAAGCTGGATGATCAGTTTCCTTTGGTGATTTGGCAGACCGGCTCAGGCACCCAGTCCAATATGAACGCCAATGAGGTAATTGCTTATAGAGGCCATGTGCTCGAAGGAGGAAGCTTAGAGGACGAGAAGAAATCCATTCACCCCAATGATGACGTGAACAAGTCCCAGTCTTCCAATGATACCTTCCCGACGGCCATGCACATAGCCGCATATAAAATGGTGGTGGAGACGACTATTCCTGGCGTAGAAAAATTGCGTGATACGCTAAAAAGCAAGTCCGATGAGTTTATGGATGTCGTTAAAATCGGCAGGACACACTTTATGGATGCGACACCATTGACGCTAGGACAGGAGTTTTCGGGCTATGTGGCGCAGCTGAACCATGGGTTGAGGGCCTTGAAAAACACCCTGGAGCATCTCTCAGAGCTAGCCTTGGGAGGTACGGCAGTAGGAACTGGACTGAACACGCCAAAAGGCTACGCTGAATTGGTGGCCAAGAAAATCGCTGAATTCTCCGGTCAGCCTTTTGTGACCGC
Coding sequences within it:
- a CDS encoding RidA family protein; the protein is MANNIIYSKEAPAPIGPYSQAVQAGNTLFISGQIALDADTGELINENITEETHAVMKNLDAILSAAGYGFGDVVKCSIFIKDMDDFGTINEAYGQYFPSNPPARETVEVSRLPKNVQVEISCIAVKA
- the fumC gene encoding class II fumarate hydratase; this encodes MKYRIEKDTMGPVEVPADKYWGAQTQRSINNFKIGGERNRMPLEITHAFAILKKSAALTNAELGALSQEKADTIAKVCEDILEGKLDDQFPLVIWQTGSGTQSNMNANEVIAYRGHVLEGGSLEDEKKSIHPNDDVNKSQSSNDTFPTAMHIAAYKMVVETTIPGVEKLRDTLKSKSDEFMDVVKIGRTHFMDATPLTLGQEFSGYVAQLNHGLRALKNTLEHLSELALGGTAVGTGLNTPKGYAELVAKKIAEFSGQPFVTAPNKFESLAAHDAIVETHGALKQLAVSLMKIANDIRMLSSGPRSGIGEILIPENEPGSSIMPGKVNPTQAEAMTMVCAQVIGNDTAVSVGGSNGHFELNVFKPMMIHNLLTSARLIGDACVSFHDNCVIGIEPNRPFIKKHLENSLMLVTALNTHIGYENAAAIAKKAHKEGTSLREAAIDLDLLTSEQFDEWVKPENMIGGLK